GGAGCAAATCctgatagaaatggaaagaagtTACTTATTTTAGAACTACAGTCATAACTCTTATTGCTTAAACTGGTAATTGAGTTAAACTTTGACTGTAGCAAACACTCTCCAATGTTGACTGTTGTGAACATTATTCCAGTGTTTATGGCAGATGTAGTTACTCGGTGTACCTAATTTTGTGAGGATTTTCAAGGGGAAGTATGAAAAGCAGATGTTTATAGTCTGGAATCAATTATTGAAATTGGGAAGGCAGAGATGCCGTACATCAATAGAGATATCAGAAAGGTCATTTTCTTCTTCTTACTGTTCAGTACATTTAGGAAGGGAAAATGAAGGTTATTACTGAAGCATAGTGAACATAAAAAGTATGGTAAAACATGATCCATCACATTAACTCTCCACAAAACAAATCTTGTGAGTCAGTGAGGCCACAACGAAACACAGGTCCAGAATTTAATAGAGACTTGAATGAAGTGAGTGATAGCAAGGACTCTAGGAGAATTGCCTGAGAAGTTCAACAAGGCCTTTCTTGATGACAGGAGGAACTAGTATTTTTTTTCTGGTTGTTGAGACAAGATTCTCTCTATAGACCAGCAAGCTCCCTATGCACAGGGATCATTAGTTGCTTTCAGCTTTTTTAACAGCTGATCTGACCTCTTTGACATACACCTCTACAATCCATCCTGAATAAACTCGATGCCAATAATAGCAACATGAATGCTTGAGggggtacctggtgactccagctcatcaCTTCCACCTCAGGCCTTCCCTTTGGAGGCCTAGCAACAGCACACTCCATAGGCAGCAGCCACAGGCATGCCACTTGGATCTTGGCATCAGACACTTGTCAGACTCTCTGCaacatcatggcacatctctgactcTCTTGAACTACGCTGCTGCTCTGGCAGCTATCATTGCAGTGCAGTTGCAAGGATGGTTTGCATGCAGGGACAAGTACTGAGCACATAGTTTGAATGAGGTTGCATTTCAGGGCTGTTCACTTGCTCTCTTACTGCTCACTCACCTTGACTTTACCTGGATGCACACAgaatctctgccttgccttgctcTGCCTTATCGTGCTCTTCCCCCTGAGCCAGAGCCACCAGGCTCACAgtcttctgtcttgccttgctatTTTGTACAGGCCCAAAGCCAGGAAGCCTGTCATGgctgtcagcagtcctcagttaAGTCAAGGGAGACATCTGCCAGTTAAGGGGTTTGGttcagtaagtcaagggcatcTTCTGGTACAGACGAGGGGCTTGAATATGGTCAGTCAACTGTTCATGGTGGTCAGGTCCAGGATCGTCTCCTTATAGAGGGTGAGGAGCCAAATATCAGGCAGCCCACCacttgtcttgatcctttctatTCTTTTGTTAGATTTTTCTCTCATGGAATATGAGAAAGGGATATTTTACGGGAAATAAAAGAGGATGACCCTGCCATTAGTGCTGGTGCTGGGATGGGAAAGGTGGTGAGGTGTCCCAAGTGAGCGAGTAGGCAGCACAATGTCAGCAAAGTTAGCAGTATGGGGAGTCGGGCTGACCAAGAATGAGTGAAGATGTTGTATGCAACAGTGAGAgtaggcccactgaagatgttacctagtagggtgatgaaacacccacctcagcaaacaaacctacatccagaacctcaacctgtgctacaaatcatctcaaaactTGCTGAGAGTGGTAAAGCATGGACCATGATGggaggtgagtgagtgtgaggtaacagagagaagatggtggcatatatcctggcagagcagagaaggtcattgaccatCTTCGTACACTCCTGGACATTCCTCCCAATGGCTGAGACTGTATTGGCCCAAGTGACAACTGGCATGACAGGATCTGGCCTCATGGCATTGTCTGCCAATCTTGGACCAAATGACACCTTCTTCTGCAGTACCCCTATTCGCCAGGATCTCCAGGTGCTTGTCTTCAAAGTAACGCATCAAATTCCACATATTTGTCATATCTAGGGAAAATGTTACAAATTGTGCAGGGCAGCTGCAGACTTAGAGTGCTTGCTTGGGTGAGCAGCGGCCTTTTAAGATGGTGCCAAATATCCCAGTACATTGTGGGATGAACATGCAGTGGCAAGTTCTTCCAGATATGGTGAATGTGGGTATCAAGCGAACATTGGACACACAGGCCTCCGTAGTGGTGGGGTAAGTTGTTAATAATGTGAGATTGGGGCAATAGCATGGGGAAATCTGTTCACCCTCAGGGATAGAAACCCTCCCCGAAACTCTACAAAGTTATCACTTTGCCAGAAACCATTAGGACCCAGATCCAGGTATTGATGCAAAGGGAAATAATTGAATGGTAAAATGAGCAAATGATGTTTTAATACAGTGGAAGTGCCAAAATGCGTAAAGTTCCACGCTCTTGGCCTCTGTAGGAGGCAAATAATCCATATAATATTCTCTTATTTCTGCAAATCTCTCAAGGTCAGGGTCAGGATCCTCTCCTTATAAGGGGTGAGGAGCCAAATATCAGGCAGCCCACCACCTGTCTTGGCACTTTCTATTCTGTTGTTAGACTTTTTTCTCCTGGAATATGAGAAAGGGATCTATTAAGGATATATATATCTTAAAGATCTTAGCTATTGTCACTAAGCTTTCTGCTATAAAAACTGATTGCCTACCTATTGTCCATTCCCAGAAATTGATGCTTCTCTTATCTCAGAAGCCAGAATTTGTTGCTATGGTTACCCAAGTTAGAAATCGTGTTCTTGATGCCACTTGAAGGCAATTATTTTTATAAAAACCTTTGAACTTTCTTGACCTAATTTACTGAAGTAAGATTCATTAACCCTTTCCAAGCCCAATAATCTAACCAGTACCATATAATCACAAAAGGCAGAGGTTCAAAATGATTATTTAAAGAACCAAATGGGGTGGAGATTGGGGTGAGGGGAGGCCGGTGGTTAGATTTACTTTTTGTGCTAGCTAGTAAATTTGGACTACTCTGACAATTGACCACTGAGGCAGACAGCTTTGCTACAGGTGATGGGGACTATTGTTTGAAAAGGTTAATGGAGGTGGGAAGGATTGTACTAAGGGAAACAATTGCAGTTCTACAACTGGGAAAGTGTGCAGATCCATAGAATAAAAGGATCTGAAATCAGTTCTGCATAAAACACTTGATTCTTTCTCTAACTGTACATACGTTGTAACATCATTACTCGTAGTATTCCAGTTAGCTTGAGATTCCTATCAAATTAGAATAAATGTTTAAATTGCAAGCGAGCTGAAATTTCAGTGAAATTGCAATAATTGGTATAAACATGAGGATGAAACGGTACCCATCAGAATTCAATAACAGCAAAgtactgtaaatgctggaaatctgaaactaacagAGAATCCTACAGAATCTCAGCagctttggcagcatctgtggagggagaaacagaattaacatttcgagtccagtgacccaccAGAATCAGATTCCAAAACGCTGCGATGGAACCCAACACATTAGCTCAACATTATCGTCACCAAACTAAACGTTTGAGTGAATGGCATAAGGCGGAAGCTGTGAAGAAACAAATATTGAGGCAAATCttacatttaaaatttttaaaaaattaaatgcaTGAGCGGTAAGCGGTTCAGGTGACGTTCTGAGGGTGGTGGGTCAGGGCTCACGGTTAGGAAACACCCAGCGATTTAATCCAGACAAACTCAACCCTGTCAATTCAAACAAATGGTACTGAGAAGATTCCCGCTGGTTCCCTTCCTATTATTCTTTTTCGTCGACAAGTAAAAGCAAAGGCAATTAAAATCGACACGCATGCCAAGTGTAATATCCAGTACAATACGAATCTGTCAAATAAATCACTTGATTTTCAGAAAGCATAAGTGCCACAGGATGTGCTCTCCTACCGTGAGTCCAGCCGTGGGCTCCAAACGGTCTCACTGTCACAAGGTAAGCTGTTACTTCCACCTGCCTTCAGAGATTTGCTCGGCTGTCACCTCACGCCCTTTTGCAGGTCACATCTGCACTCAGACAAGTTGGTAGCTCCGATTTGTGTGTCTTTTCGTTGTCGTTATTTGTATTCCTTGTTTGGTTTCTTTGccaaaagcaagagagagagagagagagagagggtggggaagaAAGTCCCGGCCCAGGCCGGGGCACACGGTCTCAGCTCAGCTCCCCCACAGGATGGACAGTGGCCTTTTCAGTGCGGGGGgactccctctgtcacacacctCTGCCATTCGCGTTGTGGCGGGCGCTCTCTCGTCTTTGGGGAGTCCGGTTCAGAGACACTGCCCTGCAGTGGGGGCAGTGACCGATAGCCATTACAGGGCACCCCTTGGCCGGCTGGTTCACTTCTACCAGCTTTTAAACGTGACCTCAGTCGGACGCTGTCACTATTTCTCCCCCAGCAAACGAAGCATGTGTGAGGCATAGCTCGCAGCTTTCAGAGTTGTATGAAGTTCATCATGTCCTGAATCCTCCTGAACTGAGCCACATAGACCTCCCTCGGTGACTGATACCCCAGGGGCTGCCCATTAAATCTGATGGTCCTTCTGCAACATTACTGGACATGGCACTGTTGATTGGAGGGAAATGCTGTTTATCTGTTTTGCCccagctctgtgtgtgtgtgtgtgtgtctgtggggctgctgcagtcacatgtagaccagcgGGGATTGAACTGCCGCGATCTGTCTCCCGCCTGACGTAAAGGCATACGTTAGAAACGTCGGGAGATATTTAACATCACTTTGCTGTCGGTGGTCACAGCTCTGGCTCCATCGTGTGTGCAACAGTCGAGGCTGCTGCCGGCGAGAGAGAGTAACTGAGATTCCACAAGACGGAGAAGCAAACGGTGCAAgtaactctctccctgtctctgtcacacacacacacacacacacacacagagggaagcCGAGCCGTTCCATGTCCTACAGCCTCTGACTGACTTGTCCCTCCGGCTCGCTGCACTCTCGCTTCGGCTTGGGTCTGAAATGCAACCGAGTGCTGTTGCAATGGTTTTCCGAAGTTAGCCCTCCGGATTGCGCCATTCCCTTTATTCCACCCTGTCTCTTTCCCCTCCTGCAAGGTAAGGGTCTCCAgtaattttttttggggggggtagTTGTTTCCGAATTGACATATATTGTCAATGGCTTGTATTatagatgtgtgagtgtgtgtgtgtgtgtgtgtggaggggggaatGTGTCTTTGGGCAGGGGGTGATCTTCAGTGGTGAATACAGCATTGCAGACAGAGCTCTCCCTTCTCACTGAGGATGTCTCCACCAGTTGGGAACAGACGCCTCCCGAACGTGAAACCTTCCCCGCTTTTAACCCACGGGTGGGCCAGCCTTCGCTATGTCTTACCCTAGAGTCAGGGAAAACCATATCCACCTCACAGGAGAGTTAACCTGTTTTgtttagggtttttttttaatggttgaGTTTGGAAGTGTGGGAATAGACAAGACGGTTTTGAACGCACTGTCCAGGGACGGTGGTAGGTGTTGGACTGTTCTGTCTATCCGAcctgtccagagagagagagagatgtcagtaaGGGGGTCTTACAGCCTCTGATGCAGAGGACAGTTGAGTGTTCTGGGAGGTAAGGGACTGGGGCTAGTGTTGACGGAGGGAAGTGAAATCCTACAATTACTCTGCCATTGTTTTTCCACCCCTGATCGGTTCCTGCCCAGAGTTTTTGAGATGGACAGGGGTTTCCTGATTTCTTGAggatccgccccccccccccacccctgaaTTTCGCGAATGTAATTTCTAAGCAGTTCTTGAGCGGGGGAGAACGAGGCACAGCGTCTGACCGCATCCCCGGTCAGATTGAAGATTTATTACGAGCTCGCTAGAAATTCAAACGGATAAAATAAAACACTCCTGCCCGCCAGAAAAACAAATCAAACGGTCTCTTTCATGTTAAAAGTTTAAAGCAAGGTTAGTCATGGCTAAAACTGAGTGAGCTTcaaccacaacaacaaaaaaCAAGCTTCTCTTTTCGCTTCAGGTGCTGGAGTGTGAAGGGCTGGAGGTAAGCACAGAGATGTCACTGGATATTCCGGCCGAGTGGTTGCTGGAGGCTTCTCAGGGAGTGAATGTGTCCACGGAGATGCCGTGGGATTTCGGTCAGAACTCCAGCAAGCCTGCCAGCCCGGCTGTGGACATGAGCGGCAGTGTTCTGCTGCCCCTGATCTACTTTGTGGTGTGTGTCCTGGGCCTGAGTGGCAACACCCTGGTCATCTATGTCATCCTGCGCTACGCCAAGATGAAGACGGTCACCAACATCTACATCCTGAACCTGGCCATCGCCGACGAGCTGTTCATGGTGGCCTTGCCTTTCTTCGCCACCCAGGCGGCCCTGGCCCACTGGCCGTTCGGCCAGGCCGCCTGCCGAGTGCTGATGACCCTGGACGGCATCAACCAGTTCACCagcatcttctgcctgacggtGATGAGCGTGGACCGCTACTTGGCGGTGGTGCACCCCATCACCTCCTCCAAGTGGCGGAAGCCCCGGCTGGCCAAGCTGGTGAACGGGGCGGTGTGGCTCATCTCGCTGCTGGTCATTCTGCCCATCATGATCTACTCGGCGGTGCAGACCCGCAACGGCAGGAGCAGCTGCACCATCACCTGGCCCAGCAAGAACCCGAGCTGGTACACCGCCTTTGGCATCTACACCTTCGCCCTGGGCTTCTTCCTGCCCCTCACCATCATCTGCTTGTGCtacctcctcatcatcatcaagGTCAAAGCCTCGGGCATCCGGGTGGGATCGTCCAAGCGCAAGAAATCAGAGCGCAAGGTCACCCGCATGGTCTCCATCGTCGTGGCCGTGTTCGTCTTCTGCTGGCTGCCCTTCTACATCTTCAACTTCCTGCCCCTGGCGGTCGATGTCAAGCCCACCGTGGCCATGAAAGGCTTCTACGAGTTCGTGGTGGTGCTCTCCTACGCCAACAGCTGCGCCAACCCCATCCTGTACGCCTTCCTCTCCGACAATTTCAAGAAGAGTTTCCAGAACGTGTTGTGCCTGAGGAAGGTGAGCGGCTTGGACGAGGCGGACCGCAGTGACAGCCGCCAAGACAAATCCCGGCTCCAGGATGTCACCGAGACCCAGAGGACTCTGCTCAATGGCGATGACCTGCAGACCAGTATctaaggggaggggagggggaagttaGCTGGAAACGAGCACCCTCCCTTCTCTCAACTCTCTCAgctgccccccactctctctctctctccctgaaccagccactcaggtTCAAAGGGCGCCTCCCTCTGGCCTTTCTCTGAAGGTGGGCTGCAATCTGCTGGGCAGGTCCCTGGACTGACTGCTAGGGATCCCTCCCTCACTTCAGACGCCTGCGTCTCGTTCTGACTCAGTGTATCCCTGTCTTGTTACTGAGCACAATGCGGTCTCATTCCGCCCCAGCACTGCACCAAGGACTGTCGCCCCTCCAGCCCACTGCCTTCAACTGGGGCTGAACTCGTCTCAACTGCTTCATGTCTCCAGTGTGTGAACAAGACCGCCCATTCTGGGTCAAAGTTCGCCCGTGATAACCCCAATAGTCAGATCTAGTCCTGTGATGTTAACCTGGAAATGCTTCAACGTAGTCCCCTGCACGTGTCGTGATGTGAATCTTGTCTTAATTCGACGTTATTTAAACCATTGTATTCTCCCTCTGTGGCTGGATTGACAGGATTGGATGTGCAATCAGCGGATTCATTGGCGATCGGCTGCTTTCTGTTTGTGAAGTTGCGGTCCCCCAATCCTGCCCTATTGTAAAGCATAGGACCCACCTCTCggtgaggttttttttcttagaAAAGGacaaataaactgttggaaatactcagcaggtcgggcagcatccgtggagagagaaactgcgTTAACTTGACCGATTGGTTACCTGTCGTCGGAATAAAAATCAGCCCAGGCTGTTTCCAGGGGAACTGGCAAGTTTGATGAGATGAGCTCTAATGTAATTCCATTTTCTGTGAATTGGTGGCCTGCACTTTATCTGTAAATATCGTTTCCGACACCATTAGACACTTCGATTGTTCAGGAGTGGATACTGACCTGTTTCTGTAGTAACTGAAATGGACGTGGATGTCAGCCAAGATAGTTTTTCTCCTGTGATCTGGCTTTGAAAACCGTTCTACTGTTTGGAGTTCTAACAGGCATTTGTTTCTTCTAAAATTGTTAAGAAAGTAACCACTCAACTCAGGAGAGGGCTATCTGCAATGTCTCATATTTGGCTAATTACCGAAATGTGAATGATGAATAATGATAGTCATTTCTGGGAGATAGCCTTTCAAGTTCTCACTCCATGCCTTTATCCTGTCAGCTCTGTCATGGGAATGGATGTGGGACACCATTTCCCACACAGTGACAAATCCGAGATGATGGAGGGTTATACTTAGTAATTGTAATCATAATGTTACATTGTTGAAACCTGCATTGACCATCATTGTCATTTTAATCTTTGAATAAGTGATTTTCTTGTATCACTCTAATATCTGGCTCTTGATCAACTAGTAAGAGTGAGGACAAACATGAAATAATTTTGAGATGAGAAGTTAGACCAAGCATAACCAAGCAAAGCCGAAGGTCAAACTTCTCCCATTGAGTATGGGTTCAATGTTAGTCAGTGAactatctttcttaaataaaacagaaagaacagcacatgctgtaaatcagaaacaaaaacagaaattgctggaaaagcttagcaggtcgagcaacatagagtcatagaatacagaaacagaccctttagtccatgccgaacataatcccaaactaaactagttccatctgcctgctcctggccataTCCttccgaacctttcctattcatgtacttatccaaatgttttgtaaacattgtaattgtacccttatccaccacttccccaggaagttcatcccacacatgaaccaccctctgtgtaaaatgatTGCccccatgtcatttttaaatctatctcctctaatcttaaaaatgtgcccctcgtcttgaaatcccccatccttgggaaaagacaactaccattaactttatctatgcccttctTTGTTTTATAAACTTCCACAAAGTTGCATCTCAACCTCCTGCGCTTCAGTGAAAAGAAgatctatccagcctttctttgtaattcaaaccttccatacccagcaacatcctgtaaatctcttctgaaccctctccagcttaataatctctttcctttaactgggcaaccagaactggagacAATATTCTGGAAGagacttcaccaatgtcctttacaacctCAAGATAACTTCcctctgtagagagaaatcagagttaacattttgggttgagcgACCTTCCCTcagaacccaaaatgttaactctgatttctctctacagatgctgccagatctgctgaattagCTTTCTTGCTAGTTAGTCGctcaattatgttttttttcagcACTCTGATACTTAAACAACGTACGACAACCAAAACCCAGTGTAATGAAACAAAATTCTTTCACATCAACCACTGGAATTGATTCATTTAGAATCACACCTGTAACCCCATTTTAAAAACACCTACCTGTCAAGTTCATCGCTTTTTTTTATAAACAAGAATACACAAAGTCAGTTTGTGAGCGAATTGCAGATAAGACCAAACCACTTCTTGGACTAAAATTGCCATAAATTGAATTTCACGTCTGAAACATACCTTCAAGTTGTAATAGCTTCCAAATGTAAGTGAGAAATGCGTAGGGAAGGAGATCTTAAATTGATTTACCTTCATATTGAAGACCTTTGCGACAAATTATAATGTGTAGGAGTTTCAATCTTGTTTATAAGATATCTAAATTACTCATACACTTACATATAGAAACTAGATTTTCAGAAAAGCGAATGGGCAGGCTTTTATTAGAAATGGTTTATTAATGGTGTGAATCATTATATTTCAGAGGCCTCTGATTACTTCTCCAGACTATATCTTTACTACTTCTACATCAGCTATTAAAATGACGCTTACTTTAGGTAATTAATCAAAGATTTACTACCTTATAAGAATAGGCTTTCCTATGTCTAATGCTCTACTACTCAAAAAATTGCCTCCTTGTTTATTGATTTATTACAAAAGGTCACAGAGTTTCAACTTTTAACTATTGAGTAAATGCTATAACCACACACATTAAAGACAAATAATccttttgcatgcagtacaggcacaCCATGCATTTAGCctacaaatgaaaaaaaacttgaTACTGATTAAAATAATTTGGTGGCC
Above is a window of Hemiscyllium ocellatum isolate sHemOce1 chromosome 25, sHemOce1.pat.X.cur, whole genome shotgun sequence DNA encoding:
- the LOC132827956 gene encoding somatostatin receptor type 2-like, with amino-acid sequence MSLDIPAEWLLEASQGVNVSTEMPWDFGQNSSKPASPAVDMSGSVLLPLIYFVVCVLGLSGNTLVIYVILRYAKMKTVTNIYILNLAIADELFMVALPFFATQAALAHWPFGQAACRVLMTLDGINQFTSIFCLTVMSVDRYLAVVHPITSSKWRKPRLAKLVNGAVWLISLLVILPIMIYSAVQTRNGRSSCTITWPSKNPSWYTAFGIYTFALGFFLPLTIICLCYLLIIIKVKASGIRVGSSKRKKSERKVTRMVSIVVAVFVFCWLPFYIFNFLPLAVDVKPTVAMKGFYEFVVVLSYANSCANPILYAFLSDNFKKSFQNVLCLRKVSGLDEADRSDSRQDKSRLQDVTETQRTLLNGDDLQTSI